In Kineococcus sp. NBC_00420, a single genomic region encodes these proteins:
- a CDS encoding GNAT family N-acetyltransferase, with amino-acid sequence MPGADPSTTCATYEGSAPPGTWAEVTALFVAAFAAAPYGEDPQELARIRTWGPTQLSHPGGRLTVARQGAQCAGFALVHGLVEDQPWQAILATLAAHPAAVDALDRPEDALVVHELAVHEGFRGRGVARTLLREVLRDRDEARVLIGVYESAEDAVAMYERWGLVRIGSFRGPDSDVTLLVLTSLTSDLSLRLSTPSQRVSVPGPVGDRRPPAP; translated from the coding sequence GTGCCCGGCGCTGACCCCTCCACGACCTGTGCGACCTACGAGGGGAGCGCGCCTCCTGGGACGTGGGCCGAGGTCACGGCACTGTTCGTGGCCGCGTTCGCGGCGGCCCCCTACGGGGAGGACCCGCAGGAGCTGGCGCGCATCCGGACCTGGGGGCCGACCCAGCTGTCCCACCCGGGCGGACGACTGACCGTGGCCCGGCAGGGTGCGCAGTGCGCCGGCTTCGCCCTGGTCCACGGTCTGGTCGAGGACCAGCCGTGGCAGGCGATCCTGGCCACCCTGGCCGCACACCCGGCCGCCGTCGACGCCCTCGACCGGCCCGAGGACGCCCTCGTCGTCCACGAGCTGGCGGTCCACGAAGGGTTCCGCGGCCGGGGAGTCGCACGCACCCTGCTGCGGGAGGTCCTGCGGGACCGCGACGAGGCACGGGTGCTCATCGGGGTCTACGAGAGTGCCGAGGACGCGGTGGCGATGTACGAGCGGTGGGGTCTGGTCCGGATCGGTTCGTTCCGCGGTCCGGACAGCGACGTGACCCTGCTGGTGCTCACCTCGCTCACGAGCGACCTGTCGCTCCGGCTCTCGACG
- a CDS encoding LCP family protein, protein MPTSTDPGSQHEVPGAGRRARGQHSSHAHGAAFRVLRGLLVAVVVLAVLGAGGGVYAYYRLQGNINAQDVTGLLSNRPTDQSTVDPTTGQSAVNILVMGSDTRDLSDGTGDEYGGESADPGARSDTTVLVHLAADRQSATMVSIPRDSVVQIPACKLADGSTTKARKGIFNAAFSLGGAACTISTVESLTHVKVDHYVVVDFSGFQSMIDALGGVTICTPDDIDDKASNLHLTAGTHDDVNGQTALAYARVRHIGDGSDLSRISRQQALMSSVVQKVTSSQILLSPTKLFSFLDAATKSVTTDTGFASLSEIASLAQSLQKMPAKGVQFVTVPTEEYPADHNRVQWTAAAAGLWQQIATDTAGPTSATPTATATGDPSDSSELLVAPSGISVQVLNVGAPAGTAANVADQLTGVGFASASTSDGPATDPGADVLVRYGTGRGDSANTVAAALGGAKTQLDASLGKTIVVEVSTAAVTVTDVRARVTGTVPTAAPSPAVTGRVASDDICA, encoded by the coding sequence GTGCCCACCTCCACCGACCCCGGCTCGCAGCACGAGGTCCCCGGCGCCGGTCGCCGCGCGCGCGGTCAGCACTCCAGCCACGCCCACGGTGCGGCGTTCCGGGTGCTGCGCGGCCTCCTCGTCGCCGTCGTCGTCCTCGCCGTGCTCGGCGCCGGTGGCGGGGTGTACGCGTACTACAGGCTCCAGGGCAACATCAACGCCCAGGACGTGACGGGCCTGCTCAGCAACCGTCCGACCGACCAGTCCACCGTGGACCCGACGACCGGGCAGTCCGCCGTCAACATCCTCGTGATGGGCAGCGACACCCGTGATCTCTCCGACGGGACCGGCGACGAGTACGGCGGCGAGTCCGCCGACCCGGGTGCGCGCTCCGACACCACCGTCCTCGTGCACCTGGCCGCGGACCGCCAGAGCGCGACGATGGTCAGCATCCCCCGCGACTCCGTCGTCCAGATCCCGGCCTGCAAGCTCGCCGACGGCTCCACGACGAAGGCCCGGAAGGGCATCTTCAACGCCGCCTTCTCCCTGGGCGGCGCGGCCTGCACGATCAGCACCGTCGAGTCGCTGACCCACGTGAAGGTCGACCACTACGTCGTCGTCGACTTCTCCGGGTTCCAGTCGATGATCGACGCCCTGGGCGGGGTGACGATCTGCACGCCCGACGACATCGACGACAAGGCCTCCAACCTGCACCTGACCGCGGGGACCCACGACGACGTCAACGGTCAGACCGCCCTCGCCTACGCCCGTGTCCGTCACATCGGCGACGGCTCGGACCTCTCCCGCATCTCCCGCCAGCAGGCCCTCATGAGCTCGGTGGTCCAGAAGGTCACGAGCTCGCAGATCCTGCTGTCCCCGACCAAGCTCTTCTCCTTCCTCGACGCGGCGACGAAGTCGGTCACCACCGACACCGGGTTCGCCAGCCTCAGCGAGATCGCCTCGCTCGCGCAGAGCCTGCAGAAGATGCCCGCGAAGGGCGTCCAGTTCGTCACGGTGCCCACCGAGGAGTACCCCGCCGACCACAACCGCGTGCAGTGGACCGCCGCCGCCGCCGGGCTGTGGCAGCAGATCGCCACCGACACCGCCGGACCCACGTCGGCGACCCCGACCGCGACGGCCACCGGGGACCCCTCCGACAGCTCCGAACTGCTCGTCGCACCGTCCGGCATCTCCGTCCAGGTCCTCAACGTCGGCGCCCCGGCCGGGACGGCCGCCAACGTCGCCGACCAGCTGACCGGGGTCGGGTTCGCGAGCGCCTCCACCAGCGACGGGCCCGCGACCGACCCGGGCGCCGACGTCCTCGTCCGCTACGGCACCGGCCGGGGCGACTCCGCGAACACCGTCGCGGCCGCGCTCGGCGGGGCGAAGACCCAGCTCGACGCGAGCCTCGGCAAGACCATCGTCGTCGAGGTCTCGACGGCGGCGGTGACCGTGACCGACGTCCGGGCCCGCGTCACCGGCACCGTGCCCACCGCGGCCCCGAGCCCCGCCGTCACCGGCCGCGTCGCCTCCGACGACATCTGCGCCTGA
- a CDS encoding S66 peptidase family protein produces MITDDPPAVLRPRALARGDLVVIASLSGPLHARYEPDLREAEAVLERMGFRVRRAPLLRVGLQHWWSAAPPAEIAAELNGLLRDPEVRAIVAHDGGQTAFGYLDLLDVDAVLRDPKPILGYSDVSLLHLVLHQRTGLVGFHADLATPGLGGAWRRSPPGRRTELEDLYLRLLTGTEAIGALPTTPSWECWRPGRAEGPLLGGVVNRIALVQATRYALPVDHFTGAVLFWEEMGGHASHVWSYLHVLRHAGILDRIGGMVVGVPHLVDGLEGPDPSPSLREIVLDVLGDRDVPVLGGVEFGHAGPNLPMPVGIRVALDAGDRELSLLEPAVR; encoded by the coding sequence GTGATCACCGACGACCCGCCCGCGGTCCTGCGCCCCCGTGCCCTCGCGCGGGGGGACCTCGTCGTCATCGCCTCGCTGTCGGGACCCCTGCACGCCCGGTACGAGCCCGACCTCCGGGAGGCCGAGGCGGTCCTGGAGCGGATGGGGTTCCGGGTGCGGCGCGCCCCGTTGCTGCGGGTCGGGCTGCAGCACTGGTGGAGCGCGGCCCCACCGGCGGAGATCGCCGCGGAGCTCAACGGGCTGCTGCGCGACCCCGAGGTCCGCGCGATCGTCGCCCACGACGGCGGCCAGACCGCCTTCGGCTACCTCGACCTCCTCGACGTCGACGCGGTCCTCCGCGACCCGAAACCGATCCTCGGCTACAGCGACGTCTCGCTGCTGCACCTCGTCCTGCACCAGCGGACGGGTCTGGTCGGCTTCCACGCCGACCTGGCCACCCCGGGACTCGGCGGCGCGTGGCGACGCTCCCCGCCAGGACGTCGGACCGAGCTCGAGGACCTCTACCTCAGGCTGCTGACCGGGACCGAGGCGATCGGTGCCCTGCCCACCACCCCGTCCTGGGAGTGCTGGCGCCCGGGACGGGCGGAGGGCCCCCTCCTCGGCGGGGTCGTCAACCGCATCGCCCTCGTCCAGGCCACGCGGTACGCCCTGCCGGTGGATCACTTCACCGGTGCGGTGCTGTTCTGGGAGGAGATGGGCGGGCACGCCTCGCACGTGTGGAGCTACCTGCACGTGCTGCGCCACGCCGGAATCCTCGACCGCATCGGGGGGATGGTCGTGGGTGTCCCCCACCTCGTCGACGGGCTCGAGGGACCCGATCCGTCGCCGTCCCTGCGCGAGATCGTGCTGGACGTCCTCGGTGACCGGGACGTCCCCGTCCTGGGTGGGGTGGAGTTCGGCCACGCCGGCCCCAACCTGCCGATGCCGGTGGGGATCCGGGTGGCTCTCGACGCGGGCGACCGCGAGCTGTCGCTGCTGGAGCCGGCGGTCCGCTGA